A DNA window from Oryctolagus cuniculus chromosome 21, mOryCun1.1, whole genome shotgun sequence contains the following coding sequences:
- the TSSK1B gene encoding testis-specific serine/threonine-protein kinase 1, translated as MDDAAVLKRRGYIMGINLGEGSYAKVKSAYSERLKFNVAVKIIDRKKAPTDFLEKFLPREIEILAMLNHRSIVKTYEIFETSDGKVYIVMELGVQGDLLEFIKTRGALHEDDARKKFHQLSSAIKYCHDLDVVHRDLKCENLLLDKDFNIKLSDFGFSKRCLRDDSGRIILSKTFCGSAAYAAPEVLQGIPYQPKVYDIWSLGVILYIMVCGSMPYDDSNIKKMLRIQKEHRVDFPRSKNLTGECKDLIYRMLQPDVNRRLHIDEILSHCWVQPKARGMSSAAINKEGESSRGSDPLWIPDPTSDKKSATQLEPREESRAEARPDAKPEEDVAQVPRQSELQGFTSEQPARDPEEAPPPPQPPETHT; from the coding sequence ATGGATGACGCTGCTGTCCTTAAGAGGAGAGGCTACATCATGGGGATAAATTTGGGAGAGGGCTCCTACGCCAAAGTCAAGTCTGCCTACTCCGAGCGCCTCAAGTTCAACGTGGCGGTCAAGATCATCGACCGCAAGAAAGCCCCCACGGACTTTCTGGAGAAATTCCTACCCCGGGAAATCGAGATTCTGGCCATGCTGAACCACCGCTCCATCGTCAAGACCTACGAGATCTTCGAGACGTCGGACGGCAAGGTCTACATCGTCATGGAGCTCGGGGTCCAGGGCGACCTCCTCGAGTTCATCAAAACCCGGGGGGCCCTGCACGAGGACGACGCTCGCAAGAAGTTCCACCAGCTCTCCTCGGCCATCAAGTACTGCCACGACCTGGACGTCGTCCACCGGGACCTCAAGTGCGAGAACCTCCTCCTCGACAAGGACTTCAACATCAAGCTGTCTGACTTCGGCTTCTCCAAGCGCTGCCTGCGGGACGACAGCGGGCGCATCATCCTCAGCAAGACCTTCTGCGGGTCGGCGGCGTACGCAGCCCCCGAGGTGCTGCAGGGCATCCCCTACCAGCCCAAGGTCTACGACATCTGGAGCCTGGGCGTCATCCTCTATATCATGGTGTGCGGTTCCATGCCCTACGACGACTCCAACATCAAGAAGATGCTGCGCATCCAGAAGGAGCACCGCGTGGACTTCCCGCGCTCCAAGAACCTGACCGGGGAGTGCAAGGACCTCATCTACCGCATGCTGCAGCCCGACGTCAACCGGCGCCTGCACATTGACGAGATCCTCAGCCACTGCTGGGTGCAGCCCAAGGCTCGGGGGATGTCCTCTGCAGCCATCAACAAGGAAGGGGAGAGCTCCCGGGGCTCTGATCCTCTGTGGATCCCTGATCCCACCTCTGACAAGAAGTCGGCCACGCAGCTGGAGCCTAGGGAGGAGTCGCGGGCCGAGGCCCGGCCGGATGCGAAACCCGAGGAGGACGTGGCGCAAGTGCCCAGGCAGTCGGAGCTGCAGGGCTTCACCAGCGAGCAGCCGGccagggacccagaggaagcgccgCCCCCTCCGCAGCCACCAGAGACGCACACCTAG